The Candidatus Koribacter versatilis Ellin345 genome has a segment encoding these proteins:
- a CDS encoding class I mannose-6-phosphate isomerase, which yields MSKQSSSNYDKFPVIAVPDATCDVGWKAITQTLRKTAIQGRFVVCVECYPGCFEGNIEAELVNGLKPHSVIRSAECYKSENEIRTLTARDLGDDPVFAFMNNYELSEFLDERKLGEKRADLNTADGLVLVIGTGAALIAEHWDLLVYCDMARWKIQQRQRANEIANLGLENATERASLKYKRAFFVDWRAADRLKKQLLPKIDFVLDTNDRATPKMINGAQLAEGLRIAAHRPFRVVPFFDPGPWGGQWMKEVCDLPRDAENYAWCFDCVPEENSLLLAFGDARVEIPSINLVFARPHELLGEAVHARFGTEFPIRFDFLDTMDGGNLSFQVHPLTEYIQEKFGMNYTQDESYYMLDATEEGCVYLGLKENIDRGQMIDDLHLAQEGEIPFDAEKYVNRFPAKKHDHFLIPAGTPHCSGKNSMVLEISATPYIFTFKMWDWGRLGLDGTPRPIHLEHGLRNVQWDRTTKWVEENLVNHTSEVDRGEGWVEERTGLHEREFIETRRHWFTTPVRHNTNGGVNVLNLCEGREAMVESPTSAFPPFVVHFAETFIVPAAVGEYTIRPHGESEGKRCATIKAFVRSNP from the coding sequence ATGTCAAAGCAAAGTAGTTCGAACTACGATAAGTTCCCCGTGATTGCGGTTCCCGATGCGACCTGTGACGTGGGCTGGAAGGCTATTACACAGACGCTCAGGAAGACGGCGATCCAAGGGAGATTTGTAGTTTGTGTGGAGTGTTATCCGGGCTGTTTTGAAGGAAATATTGAAGCCGAGTTGGTGAATGGACTGAAACCGCACTCGGTCATTAGGTCAGCGGAGTGTTACAAGTCCGAAAATGAAATCAGAACACTAACTGCACGCGATCTCGGGGACGACCCCGTTTTCGCGTTTATGAACAACTATGAACTCTCCGAGTTCCTCGACGAGCGCAAACTTGGAGAAAAGCGCGCCGATCTGAATACAGCCGACGGCCTGGTTTTGGTTATAGGAACCGGAGCTGCCCTGATTGCAGAACACTGGGACCTGCTGGTTTATTGCGACATGGCGCGTTGGAAGATTCAACAACGTCAGCGCGCCAACGAGATCGCCAACCTGGGACTGGAGAACGCGACTGAACGTGCTTCGTTGAAATATAAGCGCGCCTTTTTTGTGGATTGGCGCGCCGCAGATCGCCTGAAGAAGCAACTCCTGCCGAAGATTGATTTCGTACTCGACACCAACGATCGAGCTACGCCGAAGATGATCAACGGAGCGCAGCTTGCAGAAGGATTGCGGATCGCTGCGCACCGTCCATTCCGAGTCGTGCCATTCTTCGATCCTGGGCCGTGGGGCGGACAATGGATGAAGGAAGTTTGCGATCTACCGCGCGACGCCGAAAACTATGCATGGTGCTTTGACTGCGTTCCCGAAGAAAACAGCCTGTTACTGGCGTTCGGCGATGCGCGGGTCGAGATCCCGTCCATCAATCTGGTGTTTGCCCGCCCACATGAGTTGCTGGGAGAAGCGGTGCATGCTCGCTTCGGAACAGAGTTCCCGATCCGCTTCGACTTTCTCGACACGATGGATGGCGGCAACCTTTCTTTCCAAGTGCATCCGTTGACCGAGTACATCCAGGAAAAGTTCGGGATGAACTACACGCAGGATGAGAGCTATTACATGCTCGATGCCACCGAAGAGGGCTGCGTGTATCTCGGATTGAAAGAGAACATCGATCGCGGGCAGATGATCGATGACCTGCATCTGGCGCAAGAGGGCGAGATCCCGTTCGACGCGGAAAAGTATGTCAATCGCTTTCCGGCGAAAAAGCATGATCACTTCTTGATTCCCGCCGGAACACCACACTGTTCGGGGAAGAACAGCATGGTGCTGGAGATCAGTGCGACTCCCTATATCTTCACGTTCAAGATGTGGGACTGGGGCCGTTTGGGTCTCGACGGAACCCCGCGACCGATTCACCTCGAGCATGGGCTTCGTAACGTGCAGTGGGACCGGACGACAAAATGGGTAGAAGAAAACCTGGTCAATCATACTTCGGAAGTCGACCGAGGCGAGGGTTGGGTAGAAGAACGGACAGGGCTGCACGAGCGCGAGTTCATTGAAACGCGGCGGCATTGGTTTACTACCCCGGTGCGACACAACACCAATGGCGGCGTGAATGTTCTGAATCTTTGCGAGGGTCGTGAGGCAATGGTAGAGAGTCCGACCAGCGCATTTCCGCCCTTCGTCGTCCACTTCGCGGAAACGTTCATCGTTCCGGCAGCGGTGGGTGAATACACGATCCG